A single region of the Leptothrix cholodnii SP-6 genome encodes:
- a CDS encoding MFS transporter: protein MSVASPAISLARSRIASPRWVTAGVFFAFALGIGLWAGSIPVLMRQSGLTATGLGLAITLHSGAYILAMMGAGWLTRWVELRRLIRVLLLLHAGAFFLLFSATSPLWLTLALIALGLTAGATDLAMNTEATALEREAARPVLTRMHAAASGAFAIGAISGSLLASAAGPMACAVLAAAAILPVVWAVQRLGPRPPVALQKAAPGARGSAGSVVWLIGVVLGLSIAAEVTAQMWSAQFLAQQAAQLAALVGAGAALFAGCQSVVRLFGDRLRKRFDDLGIIRASLALAALGFAVVALSDRFGWSVLGFALVGLGTACVVPCCFALIARSAPHRAAAALGQASLVAGLLRLPAPLCLGYVAAAWSDAAAFAGVALALVLGVLMLAVHARTGARIGTRS from the coding sequence ATGAGCGTGGCCAGCCCGGCGATCTCGCTCGCGCGCAGCCGCATCGCCTCGCCCCGCTGGGTGACCGCGGGCGTGTTCTTCGCCTTCGCGCTCGGCATCGGCCTGTGGGCCGGCTCGATCCCGGTGCTGATGCGCCAGTCGGGCCTGACCGCCACCGGCCTGGGCCTGGCGATCACGCTGCACAGCGGCGCCTACATCCTGGCGATGATGGGCGCGGGCTGGCTGACGCGCTGGGTCGAGCTGCGCCGCCTGATCCGGGTGCTGCTGCTGTTGCACGCGGGTGCGTTTTTCCTGCTGTTCTCGGCCACCTCGCCGCTGTGGCTGACGCTGGCGCTGATCGCGCTGGGGCTGACCGCCGGTGCCACCGACCTGGCGATGAACACCGAGGCCACCGCGCTCGAGCGCGAGGCCGCCCGGCCGGTGCTGACGCGCATGCATGCCGCCGCCTCGGGCGCGTTCGCGATCGGTGCCATCAGCGGCAGCCTGCTGGCCAGCGCGGCCGGGCCGATGGCCTGCGCGGTGCTGGCCGCCGCGGCGATCCTGCCGGTGGTCTGGGCGGTGCAGCGGCTGGGCCCGCGCCCGCCGGTGGCGCTGCAGAAAGCGGCGCCGGGTGCGCGTGGCAGCGCCGGCTCGGTGGTCTGGCTGATCGGCGTGGTGCTCGGCCTGTCGATCGCCGCCGAGGTGACGGCGCAGATGTGGTCGGCGCAGTTCCTGGCCCAGCAGGCCGCGCAGCTGGCGGCGCTGGTCGGCGCCGGTGCGGCGCTGTTTGCCGGCTGCCAGTCGGTGGTGCGGCTGTTCGGCGACCGGCTGCGCAAGCGCTTCGACGACCTCGGCATCATCCGCGCCTCGCTGGCGCTGGCGGCGCTCGGTTTTGCGGTCGTGGCGCTGTCCGACCGTTTCGGCTGGAGCGTGCTCGGCTTCGCGCTGGTCGGCCTGGGCACCGCCTGCGTGGTGCCGTGCTGCTTCGCGCTGATCGCCCGCAGCGCGCCGCACCGCGCGGCGGCGGCGCTCGGCCAGGCCTCGCTGGTGGCCGGCCTGCTGCGGCTGCCGGCGCCGTTGTGCCTGGGTTACGTGGCGGCGGCCTGGTCCGACGCGGCCGCGTTCGCCGGGGTGGCGCTGGCGCTGGTGCTGGGCGTGCTGATGCTGGCGGTCCATGCACGCACCGGCGCCCGCATCGGCACCCGGTCTTGA
- a CDS encoding sulfite exporter TauE/SafE family protein: MNLVDLLPWIGAYLALGCVGGFAAGLLGIGGGMLYVPLLAWLFELQHFAPASMLHLALGTSLTTIIFTSISSLRAHHAKGNVDWTIVRQIVPGIAIGGLIGGALAKQLPTATLALIFAVFVSYSATQMFLNAKPKPSRSLPGAAGVAGVGVLISTLSQLVGAGGGFLSVPFMTWCNVTIHRAVGTSAAIGLPIAIVGTVVYFLGGQSSTGLPPGSFGYIYLPALLAVLVPSVLMAPVGARLASTLPVATLKRVFAGFLFVLALKMLHSAVKAWG; this comes from the coding sequence ATGAACCTCGTCGACCTGCTGCCCTGGATCGGGGCCTATCTGGCGCTGGGTTGTGTCGGCGGCTTCGCGGCCGGCCTGCTCGGCATCGGCGGGGGCATGCTCTACGTGCCGCTGCTGGCGTGGCTGTTCGAACTGCAGCATTTCGCGCCCGCGTCGATGCTGCATCTGGCGCTCGGCACCTCGCTGACCACCATCATCTTCACGTCGATCTCGAGCCTGCGCGCGCACCACGCCAAGGGCAACGTCGACTGGACGATCGTGCGCCAGATCGTGCCGGGCATCGCCATCGGCGGGCTGATCGGCGGCGCGCTCGCCAAGCAGCTGCCGACCGCGACGCTGGCGCTGATCTTCGCGGTCTTCGTGTCGTACTCGGCCACCCAGATGTTCCTCAACGCCAAGCCCAAGCCCAGCCGCAGCCTGCCCGGCGCGGCGGGCGTGGCCGGCGTCGGCGTGCTGATCAGCACGCTGTCGCAGCTGGTGGGCGCAGGCGGCGGCTTCCTGAGCGTGCCGTTCATGACCTGGTGCAACGTCACGATCCACCGCGCGGTGGGCACCTCGGCGGCGATCGGCCTGCCGATCGCGATCGTCGGCACCGTCGTCTACTTCCTCGGCGGCCAGAGCAGCACCGGCCTGCCGCCGGGCAGCTTCGGCTACATCTACCTGCCCGCGCTGCTGGCGGTGCTGGTGCCCAGCGTGCTGATGGCGCCGGTGGGCGCGCGGCTGGCGTCGACGCTGCCGGTGGCCACGCTCAAGCGGGTGTTCGCGGGTTTCCTGTTCGTGCTGGCGCTGAAGATGCTGCACTCGGCCGTCAAGGCCTGGGGCTGA
- a CDS encoding GntR family transcriptional regulator has protein sequence MESTESMESSLGARHSPLTHLVVKEIRERILSGAIAAGERLVEGRLSVELGVSRMPVREALRQLAAEGLVTIEPRRGASVTSFSDDQMRELVEVRATLEALNAKLAAKRHDPQQIARLEKILADGARVADLNDPVAVTEFNSLFHDTLGDIAANSVLKDLMRSLRDRTALLFAPLNRNRGPQNWQEHAAILRAVIAGDAELASLLAARHVYSAARMEP, from the coding sequence ATGGAATCGACGGAATCGATGGAATCGAGCCTGGGCGCGCGTCACTCGCCGCTCACGCATCTGGTGGTCAAGGAGATCCGCGAGCGCATCCTGAGCGGCGCCATCGCCGCCGGTGAGCGCCTGGTCGAGGGCCGACTGTCGGTCGAGCTGGGCGTGTCGCGCATGCCGGTGCGCGAGGCCTTGCGGCAGCTCGCGGCCGAGGGCCTGGTGACGATCGAGCCGCGCCGCGGCGCCTCGGTCACGAGCTTTTCCGACGACCAGATGCGCGAGCTGGTCGAGGTGCGCGCCACGCTCGAGGCGCTCAACGCCAAGCTCGCCGCCAAGCGCCACGACCCGCAGCAGATCGCCCGTCTCGAGAAGATCCTGGCCGACGGCGCGCGGGTGGCCGACCTGAACGATCCGGTGGCGGTGACCGAGTTCAACTCGCTGTTTCACGACACCCTCGGTGACATCGCCGCCAACTCGGTGCTCAAGGACCTGATGCGCTCGCTGCGTGACCGCACCGCGCTGCTGTTCGCGCCGCTCAACCGCAACCGCGGCCCGCAGAACTGGCAGGAGCACGCCGCCATCCTGCGCGCGGTGATCGCCGGTGATGCCGAGCTGGCCTCGCTGCTGGCGGCGCGCCATGTCTACAGCGCCGCGCGCATGGAGCCCTGA
- a CDS encoding ornithine cyclodeaminase family protein, translating into MQHITDSMIDALIRPEDAQTVLLDAFQHFGAGRAAMQERIRTEAGGVKLSTLGAVIPDQQVVGAKVYTTIAGQFSFVILLFSAVDGQPLASFDAGAITRLRTAACSVIAARHLARADSRRMALFGAGVQGCAHALQMSRTFDLTQISVCDPHADAARIERLQRDCGVAVRLCGADEAIADADLIVTASRATQPLFAGAAIRPGTFVAAIGSSLPHTRELDDVALARAACIAVEWRTQSMREAGDLALADPAVVPAHKIVELAELVGGQHPGRQSAEAITIYKSVGVGLEDVAMAGLAWRLLGH; encoded by the coding sequence ATGCAACACATCACCGACTCGATGATTGACGCGCTCATCCGCCCGGAAGATGCGCAGACCGTCCTGCTCGACGCCTTCCAGCACTTCGGCGCCGGCCGCGCCGCGATGCAGGAGCGCATCCGCACCGAGGCCGGCGGCGTCAAGCTATCGACGCTGGGCGCGGTGATTCCCGATCAGCAGGTGGTCGGCGCCAAGGTCTACACCACCATCGCCGGGCAGTTCTCGTTCGTGATCCTGCTGTTCTCGGCGGTCGACGGCCAGCCGCTCGCTTCCTTCGATGCCGGCGCCATCACGCGGCTGCGCACCGCCGCCTGTTCGGTGATCGCCGCGCGCCACCTGGCCCGGGCCGACAGCCGGCGCATGGCGCTGTTCGGCGCCGGCGTGCAGGGTTGCGCACACGCGCTGCAGATGAGCCGGACCTTCGACCTGACGCAGATCTCGGTCTGCGACCCGCATGCCGACGCCGCGCGCATCGAGCGCCTGCAGCGCGATTGCGGCGTGGCGGTGCGCCTGTGCGGCGCCGACGAGGCGATCGCCGACGCCGACCTGATCGTCACCGCCTCGCGCGCCACGCAACCGCTGTTCGCCGGTGCGGCGATCCGGCCGGGAACCTTCGTCGCCGCGATCGGTTCGAGCCTGCCGCACACCCGCGAGCTCGACGACGTGGCGCTGGCGCGGGCGGCGTGCATCGCCGTCGAGTGGCGCACGCAGTCAATGCGCGAGGCGGGTGACCTGGCGCTGGCCGACCCGGCGGTGGTGCCGGCGCACAAGATCGTCGAACTGGCCGAGCTGGTCGGCGGGCAGCACCCGGGCCGGCAGTCGGCCGAGGCCATCACGATCTACAAGTCGGTCGGGGTCGGGCTCGAGGACGTCGCGATGGCCGGGCTGGCCTGGCGGCTGCTCGGCCACTGA
- a CDS encoding GntR family transcriptional regulator: MMTLVTPAFHADLSPTLGDRHASLVSVIVHNLRQQILDGTRHQGDRLVEGKLSAELGVSRVPVREALRQLASEGLVDIEPRRGASVTRISDDIAVELIEVRATLEGLNAKLAAQRRDPDKLPQLYALIATGDRAAQAEDVDALAAINARAHELIATVAENRVLQDLMRSLRDRTALLFAPYRKLRARPLWIEHAQILQAVIDGDADLAGLLATRHVYSAARTYLDARGASHGDHAGHAATGS; the protein is encoded by the coding sequence ATGATGACCCTCGTCACTCCCGCCTTTCACGCCGATCTGTCGCCCACGCTCGGCGACCGCCATGCCTCGCTGGTGTCGGTGATCGTGCACAACCTGCGCCAGCAGATCCTCGACGGCACGCGCCACCAGGGCGACCGGCTGGTCGAGGGCAAGCTGTCGGCCGAGCTGGGCGTCTCGCGCGTGCCGGTGCGCGAGGCGCTGCGCCAGCTCGCCTCCGAAGGCCTGGTCGACATCGAGCCGCGCCGCGGCGCCAGCGTCACCCGCATCTCCGACGACATCGCCGTCGAGCTGATCGAGGTGCGCGCCACGCTCGAGGGCCTGAACGCCAAGCTGGCCGCGCAGCGCCGCGATCCGGACAAGCTGCCGCAGCTGTACGCACTGATCGCCACCGGCGACCGGGCCGCACAGGCCGAGGACGTCGACGCGCTGGCCGCCATCAACGCCCGGGCCCACGAGCTGATCGCCACGGTGGCCGAGAACCGCGTGCTGCAGGACCTGATGCGCTCGCTGCGCGACCGCACCGCGCTGCTGTTCGCGCCCTACCGCAAGCTGCGCGCGCGCCCGCTGTGGATCGAGCACGCGCAGATCCTGCAGGCGGTGATCGACGGCGATGCCGACCTCGCCGGCCTGCTGGCCACGCGGCACGTCTACAGCGCCGCCCGGACCTACCTCGATGCCCGCGGTGCCTCGCACGGCGACCACGCGGGCCACGCCGCCACCGGCTCCTGA
- a CDS encoding sulfite exporter TauE/SafE family protein: protein MAVTVFLGACLQGIGGVGFAMFSAPLAALLFPALVPGPLLALGCPLALMTCIREFRAIEWPTAAAALVGRVIGTGLAGLILTLLSAQVLSVLFALLILTGVALSLAGWRVAATRTRIGIAGLASGVMGTITSAGAPPFAIAMQHMPPDRLRATLGCVFFVGSALSLLMLAAVGRFDGSHLYLSVLLLPWIVLGFWASSPLNRRFSRKAVRALLLGLATAGALGVLFRTWITP, encoded by the coding sequence ATGGCGGTGACGGTGTTCCTGGGCGCCTGCCTGCAGGGCATCGGCGGGGTCGGCTTCGCGATGTTCTCGGCGCCGCTGGCCGCGCTGCTGTTTCCGGCGCTGGTGCCCGGGCCGCTGCTGGCGCTGGGCTGCCCGCTGGCGCTGATGACCTGCATCCGCGAGTTCCGCGCCATCGAGTGGCCGACCGCCGCCGCGGCGCTGGTCGGGCGCGTGATCGGCACCGGGCTGGCCGGGCTGATCCTGACGCTGCTGTCGGCGCAGGTGCTGTCGGTGCTGTTCGCGCTGCTGATCCTCACCGGCGTGGCGCTCAGCCTGGCGGGCTGGCGGGTGGCGGCCACGCGCACCCGCATCGGCATCGCCGGGCTGGCGTCGGGCGTGATGGGCACCATCACCTCGGCCGGCGCGCCGCCGTTCGCGATCGCGATGCAGCACATGCCGCCCGACCGGCTGCGTGCCACACTGGGCTGCGTCTTCTTCGTCGGCTCGGCGCTGTCGCTGCTGATGCTGGCGGCGGTGGGCCGCTTCGACGGCTCGCACCTCTACCTGAGCGTGCTGCTTCTTCCCTGGATCGTGCTGGGCTTCTGGGCCTCCAGTCCGCTGAACCGGCGTTTCTCCCGCAAGGCGGTGAGGGCGCTGCTGCTGGGCCTGGCCACGGCCGGCGCGCTGGGTGTCCTTTTCAGAACATGGATCACGCCATGA
- a CDS encoding 2Fe-2S iron-sulfur cluster-binding protein: protein MENPAPTATAATAEAPRPKVSITFLNNASMVVAAPDNSNILRVSLREKGGIPFKCGGGLCGTCKCTIESGREHTDAVKAKEKKLLTPEQLAAGMRLACQTFVSGGDISVSW from the coding sequence ATGGAAAACCCCGCCCCGACGGCCACGGCCGCGACCGCCGAGGCGCCCCGCCCCAAGGTCAGCATCACCTTCCTGAACAACGCCTCGATGGTGGTGGCCGCGCCCGACAACAGCAACATCCTGCGGGTGTCGCTGCGCGAGAAAGGCGGCATCCCGTTCAAGTGCGGCGGCGGCCTGTGCGGCACCTGCAAGTGCACGATCGAGAGCGGGCGCGAGCACACCGACGCGGTCAAGGCGAAAGAGAAGAAGCTGCTGACGCCCGAACAGCTCGCCGCCGGCATGCGCCTGGCGTGCCAGACCTTCGTCAGCGGCGGCGACATCAGCGTGTCCTGGTGA
- a CDS encoding 2Fe-2S iron-sulfur cluster-binding protein — MPTIVIHSNGQTYTDEVKPDTNLVVRAGIKQFPYPNLRYECGMGKCAKCACQVLKGAEHLPAPNWKEKKQLGERIGQGYRLTCQLWVTHDIELSQDAVCVPPAGTAAAAAA, encoded by the coding sequence ATGCCGACCATCGTCATCCACAGCAACGGCCAGACGTACACCGACGAGGTCAAGCCCGACACCAACCTGGTGGTGCGCGCGGGCATCAAGCAGTTCCCGTATCCGAACCTGCGCTACGAGTGCGGCATGGGCAAGTGCGCCAAGTGCGCCTGCCAGGTCCTGAAGGGTGCCGAGCACCTGCCCGCACCGAACTGGAAAGAGAAGAAGCAGCTCGGCGAGCGCATCGGGCAGGGCTACCGGCTGACCTGCCAGCTCTGGGTGACGCACGACATCGAGCTGTCGCAGGACGCCGTCTGCGTGCCCCCGGCCGGCACCGCTGCGGCAGCCGCCGCCTGA
- a CDS encoding TenA family transcriptional regulator — MTALMNRDEFRTALENAIKGKSANKSPFSVAWASGQLSRAHLARWAENHYHYVGPFADYLAYLYARTPDSYTEAKDFLLQNMFEEEIGGDRHTDLLIRFAEACGTTRERVIDPDNMSPTTRGLQSWCYAVAMREDPVVAVAGLVVGLESQVPSIYRRQTPTLRDKYGFTDEEVEFFDLHIVSDEIHGERGYQIVLEHANTVELQQRCLKICEVGAQMRLLYTTALYHDYVAAELPLSDLKLAA; from the coding sequence ATGACCGCATTGATGAACCGCGACGAATTCCGTACCGCTCTCGAAAACGCCATCAAGGGCAAGAGCGCCAACAAGTCACCCTTCAGCGTCGCCTGGGCCTCCGGCCAGTTGAGCCGCGCCCACCTGGCGCGCTGGGCCGAGAACCACTATCACTACGTCGGCCCGTTCGCCGACTACCTGGCCTATCTGTACGCCCGCACGCCCGACAGCTACACCGAGGCCAAGGACTTCCTGCTGCAGAACATGTTCGAGGAAGAGATCGGCGGCGATCGCCACACCGACCTGCTGATCCGCTTTGCCGAAGCCTGCGGCACCACCCGCGAGCGCGTGATCGACCCCGACAACATGTCGCCCACCACCCGCGGCCTGCAGAGCTGGTGTTATGCGGTGGCGATGCGCGAAGACCCGGTGGTGGCGGTGGCCGGCCTGGTGGTCGGCCTCGAATCGCAGGTGCCGTCGATCTACCGCCGCCAGACCCCGACGCTGCGCGACAAGTACGGTTTCACCGATGAGGAAGTCGAGTTCTTCGACCTGCACATCGTCTCCGACGAGATCCACGGCGAGCGCGGCTACCAGATCGTGCTCGAGCACGCCAACACGGTCGAGCTGCAGCAGCGCTGCCTGAAGATCTGCGAAGTCGGCGCGCAGATGCGCCTGCTCTACACCACCGCGCTGTACCACGACTACGTCGCCGCCGAGCTGCCGCTGTCGGACCTGAAGCTGGCCGCCTGA
- a CDS encoding aldehyde dehydrogenase family protein, with protein MSTSHAPSHSTDVFLNHIDGQWVPSVQNQTFDNRNPADTRELVGRFQASGEADALAAVAAAQAAFDGWRRTPIGKRAAMLQSAADYLERHAARFAEELTREEGKPLSLAKDEFLRSAQTLRFYAVEGQSFSGETYPNDDPEMLVYSQREPLGVVTVIAPWNFPVSIPARKIAPALITGNTVVFKPSSDAPLSGLRLAEALIQAGLPKGVLNYITGRASEVGPVITTAPAVRAISFTGSTGAGEQIHRAVPLTTRLQMELGGKNPLIVMDDADLDKAVDLVIKGGFSLSGQACTGTSRVLVMASVKAAFTDRLLTRVAALKIGPGMSAGMDIGPLATAKQLETVLSYIAIGKGEATLLCGGEHLTHGDFAHGYYVSPAVFDNVTQSMRIAQEEIFGPVIALIEVADYADAIARANDTEYGLSAAIVTGSQRHAHNFANDIQSGTVKINRTTTGNLINAPFGGLKRSSTSTFRESGRAGLEFYSQIKTVYRGL; from the coding sequence ATGAGCACCAGCCACGCACCGTCACACAGCACCGACGTGTTCCTCAATCACATCGACGGGCAATGGGTTCCGAGCGTCCAGAACCAGACCTTCGACAACCGGAACCCGGCTGACACGCGTGAGCTTGTCGGCCGCTTCCAGGCCTCCGGCGAGGCCGATGCGCTGGCTGCGGTGGCGGCTGCGCAGGCCGCTTTCGACGGCTGGAGGCGCACGCCGATCGGCAAGCGCGCGGCGATGCTGCAGTCGGCCGCCGACTACCTCGAGCGCCATGCCGCCCGTTTTGCCGAAGAGCTGACTCGCGAAGAAGGCAAGCCCCTGTCGCTGGCGAAAGACGAGTTCCTGCGCTCGGCGCAGACGCTGCGTTTCTATGCGGTCGAAGGCCAGTCCTTCAGCGGCGAGACCTATCCGAACGACGACCCCGAGATGCTGGTCTACAGCCAGCGCGAACCGCTCGGCGTGGTGACCGTGATCGCGCCTTGGAACTTCCCGGTCTCGATCCCGGCACGCAAGATCGCGCCGGCGCTGATCACCGGCAACACCGTCGTCTTCAAGCCCTCGTCGGACGCGCCGTTGAGCGGCCTGCGACTGGCCGAGGCGCTGATCCAGGCGGGGCTGCCCAAGGGGGTGCTCAACTACATCACCGGCCGCGCCAGCGAGGTCGGGCCGGTCATCACCACCGCGCCGGCGGTGCGCGCGATCTCGTTCACCGGCTCGACCGGCGCGGGCGAGCAGATCCACCGCGCGGTGCCGCTGACCACGCGCCTGCAGATGGAGCTGGGGGGCAAGAATCCGCTGATCGTGATGGACGATGCCGACCTCGACAAGGCCGTCGACCTCGTCATCAAGGGCGGCTTCTCCCTGTCGGGCCAGGCCTGCACCGGCACCAGCCGGGTGCTGGTGATGGCGTCGGTCAAGGCCGCGTTCACCGACCGGCTGCTGACCCGCGTGGCCGCTCTCAAGATCGGCCCGGGCATGAGCGCCGGCATGGACATCGGCCCGCTGGCCACCGCCAAGCAGCTCGAGACCGTGCTGTCGTACATCGCCATCGGCAAAGGCGAGGCCACGCTGCTGTGCGGCGGCGAGCATCTGACGCACGGCGATTTCGCGCACGGCTATTACGTCTCGCCGGCGGTGTTCGACAACGTGACGCAATCGATGCGCATTGCGCAAGAAGAGATCTTCGGCCCGGTGATCGCATTGATCGAAGTGGCCGATTACGCCGACGCCATCGCCCGGGCGAATGACACCGAATACGGCCTCTCGGCCGCGATCGTCACCGGCAGCCAGCGGCATGCGCACAACTTCGCCAACGACATCCAGTCGGGCACCGTGAAGATCAATCGCACCACCACCGGCAACCTGATCAATGCGCCGTTCGGCGGATTGAAGCGCTCGAGCACGTCGACCTTCCGCGAGTCGGGCCGCGCCGGGCTGGAGTTCTACAGCCAGATCAAGACCGTCTATCGCGGCCTGTGA
- a CDS encoding GlcG/HbpS family heme-binding protein encodes MKKSIKLEVEEARHMIAAAVRKAAEIGVLETVCIVDDGGYPIVMERMNGARITGPQIAWNKAFTAAGHKRSTHLFNQAPNGPALPGNEAFGIQLSFEGRFAIFVGGFPIVVNGEVIGGVGLSGGNGEQDTACGVAALQALAELLPQPDYSVLVQADIKK; translated from the coding sequence ATGAAGAAGTCCATCAAGCTCGAAGTCGAAGAAGCCCGCCACATGATTGCCGCCGCGGTGCGCAAGGCGGCCGAGATCGGCGTCCTCGAAACCGTCTGCATCGTCGATGACGGCGGCTATCCGATCGTGATGGAGCGCATGAACGGCGCGCGCATCACCGGCCCGCAGATCGCCTGGAACAAGGCCTTCACGGCCGCCGGCCACAAGCGCTCGACGCACCTGTTCAATCAGGCTCCGAATGGTCCGGCATTGCCCGGCAATGAGGCCTTCGGCATCCAATTGAGCTTCGAGGGCCGCTTCGCGATCTTCGTCGGCGGCTTTCCGATCGTCGTCAATGGCGAGGTGATCGGCGGCGTCGGCCTGAGCGGCGGCAATGGCGAGCAGGATACCGCCTGCGGCGTGGCCGCCTTGCAGGCCCTGGCCGAGCTGCTGCCGCAGCCCGACTACAGCGTGCTGGTGCAGGCCGACATCAAGAAGTAA